A portion of the Coriobacteriia bacterium genome contains these proteins:
- a CDS encoding metallophosphoesterase, with product MTTDGVCTIGQFSDIHCGDGRFDAGLMERLIHDLNRDCPDLVACPGDLTEKGYPDQFELAKSYIDRVECTEKVVIPGNHDSRNVGYVFFDRIFGQKFYSRDFPFPAGGDPGPTRMRVVCADSSKPDLNEGEIGRDRYGWLREQFAGDDAYKVFVVHHHLVPVPGTGRERNIAWDAGDILEILMEAGVDLVLAGHKHVPHVWPIAGMLAVTSGTATSWRTRGVTQPSYNLIRIREDSVEVEVRHTADERRVRQVFARTPEQRIGHVLTQSEKPDPGYIGALR from the coding sequence GTGACGACCGACGGCGTGTGCACCATCGGGCAGTTCTCGGACATCCACTGCGGGGACGGCCGGTTCGACGCGGGCCTCATGGAGCGGCTCATCCACGACCTGAACCGCGACTGCCCCGACCTGGTCGCCTGCCCCGGCGACCTCACCGAGAAGGGCTACCCCGACCAGTTCGAGCTCGCCAAGAGCTACATCGACCGCGTCGAATGCACCGAGAAGGTGGTCATCCCCGGCAACCACGACAGCCGCAACGTCGGCTACGTGTTCTTCGACCGCATCTTCGGCCAGAAGTTCTACTCCCGCGACTTCCCCTTCCCGGCCGGCGGTGACCCCGGCCCGACGCGCATGCGCGTGGTCTGCGCGGACTCGAGCAAGCCGGACCTGAACGAAGGCGAGATCGGCCGAGACCGTTACGGATGGCTCCGGGAGCAGTTCGCGGGCGACGACGCGTACAAGGTCTTCGTCGTACACCATCACCTCGTGCCCGTGCCCGGGACGGGGCGCGAGCGCAACATCGCGTGGGACGCGGGCGACATCCTGGAGATCCTGATGGAGGCGGGGGTGGACCTCGTGCTCGCGGGGCACAAGCACGTGCCGCACGTGTGGCCGATTGCGGGGATGCTGGCCGTCACCAGCGGCACGGCCACCTCCTGGCGCACGCGCGGCGTGACCCAGCCGTCCTACAACCTCATCCGCATCCGCGAGGACAGCGTGGAGGTGGAGGTGCGCCACACGGCCGACGAGCGGCGCGTCCGCCAGGTCTTCGCGCGCACGCCCGAGCAGCGCATCGGGCACGTGCTCACCCAGAGCGAGAAGCCCG